The Arvicanthis niloticus isolate mArvNil1 chromosome 2, mArvNil1.pat.X, whole genome shotgun sequence genome includes a window with the following:
- the LOC117703696 gene encoding olfactory receptor 4F3/4F16/4F29-like has protein sequence MDGGNRSVVSEFLLLGLTNSWRIQILLFLFFTVFYVASMLGNLLIVLTIISDHHLHSPMYFLLANLSFIDTGVSSIATPKMIYDLFRKHKVISLNGCITQMFFIHTVGGTEMVLLIVMAYDRYIAICKPLHYLTIMSLRMCIVLLALAWTIGLIHSVAQLAFVVNLPFCGANKMDSFYCDFPRFIKLACTDTYRLEFLVTANSGFISMATFFILIVSYVFILVTVRKHSSGASSKALSTLSAHITVVVFFFGPCIIVYVWPFPTLPIDKFLAIFDVIITPFMNPVIYTLRNNEMKVAMRRLLFRALSFKNSFIGRLRDSD, from the coding sequence ATGGATGGAGGAAATCGCTCAGTGGTATCAGAATTTTTGTTGCTAGGCCTCACCAATTCATGGAGAATCCAGATTCTCCTTTTCCTGTTCTTCACAGTGTTTTATGTGGCAAGCATGCTGGGAAACCTGCTTATTGTGCTCACAATCATCTCAGACCATCACCTGCACTCCCCCATGTACTTCCTGCTGGCAAACCTCTCCTTCATTGATACAGGTGTGTCCAGCATCGCTACTCCAAAGATGATTTATGACCTCTTCAGAAAGCACAAAGTCATCTCCTTGAATGGCTGCATCACTCAGATGTTTTTCATTCACACTGTCGGGGGAACAGAGATGGTATTGCTCATAGTCATGGCCTATGACAGGTACATTGCTATCTGTAAGCCCCTCCACTACCTGACCATCATGAGTCTCAGAATGTGCATTGTTCTTTTGGCTCTTGCTTGGACCATTGGCCTTATCCATTCTGTGGCCCAATTGGCTTTTGTTGTAAATTTACCCTTCTGTGGAGCTAATAAAATGGACAGCTTTTATTGTGATTTTCCTCGGTTCATCAAGCTCGCgtgtacagacacatacagactgGAGTTCCTGGTCACTGCCAACAGTGGTTTCATCTCCATGGCCACTTTCTTCATCCTGATCGTGTCTTATGTCTTCATCCTGGTCACTGTGCGTAAACACTCCTCGGGTGCTTCCTCCAAGGCGCTCTCCACTCTCTCGGCTCACATCACAgtggttgttttcttctttggtcCTTGCATTATTGTCTATGTGTGGCCTTTCCCTACATTACCCATAGATAAATTTTTAGCAATTTTTGATGTCATTATCACTCCTTTTATGAATCCTGTCATCTATACACTTAGAAATAATGAAATGAAGGTTGCAATGAGGAGACTCCTTTTTAGGGCTTTAAGTTTCAAAAATTCTTTCATTGGCAGATTAAGAGATTCAGATTAA